In the genome of Bacillus sp. S3, one region contains:
- a CDS encoding MerR family transcriptional regulator, with the protein MKWMIQSDEHGLFTIQQVADMTGLSKQVIRKWEERYGIIQPKRLENGYRIYSQQDVKTLLKVKLLSEQGHSLKQAALLVKEADEDPEIPMPKGKLPNYEQWNEYVFQLLEKGRHCDEIELNIILRQAYHHIGLERFLSDIAVPFLKEVGRKWENHEWDEYQESVSSLVVRDFLVQIRRNYQYRENAPFVLGACLPYEQHEVPLHLILLHFMMKGWKTQLIGASPAPGAIESLVCKLKPDVVLLSATTTIPFETDPQLLRRLDQFAEKQDDIAFYLGGQGAVTYPPEYKPQAIRVTNSIEDILK; encoded by the coding sequence ATGAAATGGATGATTCAATCCGATGAACATGGATTATTTACGATTCAACAAGTTGCAGATATGACCGGATTATCGAAACAAGTGATTAGAAAATGGGAAGAACGGTATGGCATTATACAACCGAAGCGATTGGAGAATGGCTACAGAATATATAGTCAACAGGATGTCAAAACGCTTTTAAAAGTAAAATTACTTTCCGAACAAGGCCACTCGCTTAAACAAGCTGCCCTTCTTGTTAAGGAGGCGGATGAAGATCCCGAAATACCAATGCCAAAGGGGAAATTACCTAATTATGAGCAGTGGAATGAGTATGTCTTTCAGCTTTTAGAAAAGGGCAGACACTGTGATGAGATCGAATTAAATATTATCTTAAGACAGGCGTATCATCATATTGGGCTAGAGCGTTTCTTATCCGATATTGCGGTGCCATTTTTAAAAGAAGTAGGGAGAAAGTGGGAGAATCACGAGTGGGATGAATATCAGGAATCTGTATCGAGCCTGGTTGTACGGGATTTCTTGGTTCAAATTCGGCGGAATTATCAATATCGAGAAAATGCTCCATTCGTTCTCGGAGCATGCCTGCCATATGAACAACATGAAGTACCACTGCATCTGATCCTATTGCATTTCATGATGAAAGGGTGGAAGACCCAGTTAATTGGAGCTTCCCCTGCCCCAGGGGCGATTGAATCATTGGTATGCAAATTAAAACCTGATGTTGTTCTGTTGTCCGCTACAACCACGATACCATTTGAAACCGATCCTCAATTACTAAGGAGATTGGATCAGTTTGCTGAAAAGCAAGATGACATAGCCTTTTACCTTGGCGGCCAAGGGGCAGTTACCTATCCACCTGAATATAAACCACAGGCCATTCGTGTGACAAATTCGATTGAAGACATTTTAAAGTAA
- a CDS encoding MFS transporter, giving the protein MNSQRWMNRQFFTFFITWGVFLPYWTGWMIHTKGMTVSQASMIMSMGLVVRGLSTLFVFPYVSGKFSSRTLLNGMAIGTLLSLLCSIPANSYTSLLVVNLLLHFFYPSLMPALDSAAGVLVQHKQLRDYGKSRSWGSIGFVVSGILLTVFTGTLGDKVILWALLLGTVVFFAFSVLPAPLALMEKPSAAKLKNGGMLQLFHIKHYGLVLIIVILLQAAHASYYSYGYIFLQEIHAPKYLIGMILNIAVLAEIIFFLIADRSFQKFSVGSLLVLAAFGSTVRWILIFIFPNIIVFCIAQTLHAFSFAMGHYAFMKYLTKHIPQAQIPNAQGMYSALALSWSTAVFTFLGGYLYEIEPRYSFIGMIICTIPSMLLAIFYRKLAAKVPDPNNHREDSCDRVIHEHSALKAE; this is encoded by the coding sequence ATGAATTCACAACGATGGATGAACAGACAATTTTTTACCTTTTTTATCACCTGGGGTGTTTTTCTGCCATATTGGACAGGGTGGATGATTCATACAAAAGGAATGACTGTTTCACAAGCTAGTATGATTATGAGTATGGGGCTGGTGGTTCGCGGCCTTTCTACATTATTTGTCTTTCCATATGTATCAGGGAAATTTAGCAGCAGGACCTTATTAAACGGGATGGCCATCGGCACGTTATTATCTCTTCTATGCAGTATTCCAGCGAACTCCTATACGAGTTTATTAGTTGTTAATTTACTGTTGCATTTCTTTTATCCCAGCTTAATGCCGGCATTGGATAGCGCAGCAGGCGTTCTTGTGCAGCATAAACAATTAAGAGATTACGGGAAGAGCCGCTCGTGGGGATCCATTGGCTTTGTCGTATCCGGGATACTGTTAACAGTCTTTACTGGAACACTTGGAGATAAAGTAATCCTATGGGCATTATTACTTGGCACAGTAGTATTCTTTGCTTTTAGTGTCTTGCCAGCCCCTCTTGCTTTAATGGAAAAACCATCAGCCGCTAAATTGAAAAATGGCGGGATGCTTCAATTATTTCACATCAAACATTACGGCCTCGTACTGATTATTGTGATTTTATTGCAAGCAGCACACGCATCTTATTACAGCTATGGCTATATTTTTCTACAAGAAATCCATGCACCAAAATATTTAATTGGCATGATTCTTAACATAGCTGTGCTCGCAGAAATTATTTTCTTCCTAATCGCTGATCGATCATTTCAGAAATTTTCTGTAGGCTCCTTACTTGTACTTGCAGCATTTGGATCAACAGTAAGATGGATTCTCATATTTATCTTTCCCAATATTATCGTGTTCTGTATTGCACAAACCTTGCATGCCTTCTCATTTGCGATGGGACATTATGCCTTTATGAAATACTTAACCAAGCATATTCCACAAGCACAGATTCCGAATGCACAAGGGATGTATTCAGCACTGGCACTCAGCTGGAGCACAGCAGTGTTTACGTTCTTGGGTGGATATTTATATGAAATCGAGCCAAGATACTCCTTTATCGGCATGATCATTTGTACCATCCCATCGATGCTGCTTGCCATTTTCTATCGGAAATTGGCTGCAAAAGTGCCTGATCCCAATAATCATAGGGAAGATTCTTGTGATCGAGTGATCCATGAACACAGTGCCCTTAAAGCTGAATAA
- the yeiL gene encoding transcriptional regulator YeiL gives MEIYKGEKRQRYIEQYSIAHLFSFPIEEFLEVHEYKRDEWIIQENMRPNFLFYVIEGKAKIYVTHQNGKVSLINFIKEEEFIGEMELLNPIYYTKGIQASTKTVCFAIPYHRCRGKMLEDAVFLRELAKFLSVKSTHMAAKYTQSLSFPLENRLAEFILQTADGEVYKEKHVTVCDFLGVSYRHLLYVLAQFCDKGYLQKEGRHYHIIQSNELNTLARVLMNE, from the coding sequence ATGGAAATTTACAAAGGTGAGAAAAGGCAGCGCTATATAGAGCAATATTCGATTGCCCATCTATTCTCTTTTCCGATTGAAGAGTTTTTAGAAGTACATGAATATAAACGGGATGAATGGATCATTCAAGAGAATATGCGTCCGAATTTCTTATTTTATGTGATTGAAGGAAAAGCAAAAATTTATGTAACCCATCAAAATGGGAAGGTCAGCTTAATTAATTTTATCAAGGAAGAAGAGTTTATCGGGGAAATGGAATTATTAAATCCCATCTATTATACAAAAGGGATTCAAGCTTCAACCAAAACCGTTTGCTTTGCGATTCCTTATCATCGCTGTCGTGGCAAAATGCTTGAAGACGCTGTCTTTCTCCGTGAACTTGCGAAGTTCTTAAGTGTAAAATCCACACATATGGCGGCAAAATATACCCAAAGTCTCTCGTTCCCGCTAGAAAATCGGCTTGCCGAGTTTATTTTGCAAACAGCAGATGGCGAGGTTTATAAGGAAAAACATGTCACTGTTTGTGATTTCTTAGGTGTTTCCTACCGCCACTTATTATATGTGCTTGCACAATTCTGCGATAAAGGCTATTTGCAAAAGGAAGGACGTCACTATCACATCATACAGTCCAACGAATTAAATACCCTTGCAAGGGTATTGATGAATGAATGA
- a CDS encoding MFS transporter, which produces MDKQNSRFRWVVFASVLFTYLLMASQRTAPGLITDEVMKEFHVTASTIGLLTSIQFFVYTGFQIPMGMLADRFGPNVFLIAGALLTGLGTIIYSVGTHEYVLFLARILTGTGDATIWVNMVLILSQWFKVKEFVQLIGLAAMTGSLGFLLATVPFSLWIDFLGWRAAFFSAGLVLCLCGILLYVVLWKKPKQLFPAEAFIVKKEGKQDNTFDLLRRIFSSRQAWALFLCHFGIVGTYVGFIGSWAVPYGMNLYGMTRSAASQLILLGLIGALIGAPLASWISSRLDRIKQPYVIVHIILCMSWSTFLFFKGNPPFFLLTILFFVIGLAYGANALTFAAVRKSFPIVESGLASGFANTGGFLSAVLLPSIFGTVLDHFQPASGSLSQAYSYGFITPVIFSVIGLTGVMMMKEKRQSAERKKDAPSV; this is translated from the coding sequence GTGGACAAACAAAATAGCAGGTTCAGATGGGTTGTCTTTGCGTCGGTGTTGTTTACTTATTTATTAATGGCGAGCCAGCGAACCGCTCCGGGATTGATTACAGACGAGGTGATGAAGGAGTTCCATGTAACCGCCTCAACGATTGGGCTGCTGACGAGCATCCAATTTTTTGTCTACACGGGTTTTCAAATTCCGATGGGCATGCTGGCCGATCGCTTTGGTCCTAATGTATTCCTCATAGCAGGGGCGCTCCTTACAGGTTTAGGTACCATCATATATAGTGTGGGCACGCATGAATATGTCCTGTTTTTGGCCAGAATACTGACAGGAACGGGGGATGCAACGATCTGGGTCAATATGGTGTTAATTTTAAGCCAATGGTTTAAGGTAAAGGAATTTGTCCAGTTGATTGGCCTGGCGGCAATGACAGGAAGTCTTGGTTTCCTTCTGGCGACTGTTCCTTTCTCCTTATGGATCGACTTCCTTGGCTGGAGGGCAGCGTTTTTCTCTGCAGGACTGGTCCTGTGTCTATGTGGAATCCTTCTTTATGTAGTCCTTTGGAAAAAGCCAAAGCAGCTCTTTCCTGCCGAGGCATTCATTGTAAAAAAAGAGGGAAAACAGGATAACACGTTTGATTTACTGCGAAGAATCTTCTCAAGCCGGCAGGCATGGGCTTTATTCCTTTGTCACTTTGGGATTGTCGGAACGTACGTAGGATTTATCGGTTCATGGGCAGTGCCTTATGGGATGAATTTGTATGGAATGACACGTTCAGCCGCGAGTCAGCTCATTTTGCTTGGTCTGATTGGAGCGCTGATCGGAGCACCACTGGCCAGTTGGATTTCAAGCCGGTTAGATCGGATTAAACAACCTTACGTGATCGTGCACATCATTCTTTGCATGAGCTGGTCAACCTTTCTCTTTTTTAAAGGGAATCCGCCATTCTTCTTGCTGACGATACTTTTCTTTGTGATTGGCCTAGCATATGGAGCCAATGCCTTAACGTTTGCAGCCGTTCGGAAGTCTTTTCCCATCGTCGAATCGGGCCTTGCTTCTGGGTTTGCGAATACGGGCGGGTTTCTAAGCGCCGTCTTGCTGCCAAGTATTTTCGGAACGGTATTGGATCATTTTCAACCTGCTTCCGGCAGTCTTAGTCAGGCATACTCCTACGGTTTCATTACCCCAGTGATCTTCTCGGTGATTGGCTTGACGGGGGTGATGATGATGAAGGAGAAACGTCAGAGTGCGGAGCGGAAAAAAGATGCCCCATCCGTCTAA